AAGAAAAAACTTTTTCATAGATTTCAAAGGGAGGATAAGAAGTTAATATGCCTTTATTTTAGGCCCAATGCTCTTATTTTTATCACATTCCGAGACATTTGGCAACTCTTTACTCATCACACATCTTCTCTTGTCACTCTTATACCAAGATATGCCATGGTGTGCTCCATAAAAGTATACCTATTAAGAAGAAAAGTGTGATTGTCCGTATCACAATCTTACGCAAAGAAACAGATTCTCGAAAGAAATCAAAACAAATATCCCAAAGTAAAAAGAAAAAACAGAGTGCCAATATACCGGATGTCAAGTATCCAAAAGGCCAAAAACTCATCACCCAAGCAAGTTCACACATAAAGAACCCAAGAAGCAAACTGTAAATAATCACTTTTTTCTTTTTGATTTCCAGATATTTGATACTCGAAAATGCATTGTAACTGGTCAGTGCTGTTCCTAAGAAATAAAGCATCATCAATCCCCAAAGAGGGAATGAAAAATTCAGATAAAAACCAAATATACCCGTGTAGTAAAAGAAAAGAGCTGCAATAGTTGCTGTGTCAAGAAATGCCTGGGCAGTCTTATCTTTCGGAGCATGATGCAGACGATACAATCCGAGTAATGCAAAGTAATACATAATAGCACTCAGAGTGACAAATATCTTTCGTTGCAGAGGAGAATCTATCAAGGAAAGAAGTATCGGTACAGCAAAAGAAAGCAATCCAAGTAAAAAAACATCCGAGATACGCTTGGTAATTCGGCGACATGCCAAAAAAGAAACAAACAGAAGAGGAAGAATGGAGACAATATACCAGTTCCAGGTTGGAGTAAAAGGATTTATTGCTACGAGTACCAGTCCAAGAGAAAAAAGTATTGTCCAAAAAAGAATCGTAAAGTGAAAAATCATAAAAAAATCGCGTCACTCGTCAAATATGATGGTCGTATCATATTGATGAAAAATTATCTCTCTCTACTATAGCATACTCTGATAAAGAAGAAAGAGGCTTCTACAAGCCTCTTTCTTTCTGTTCTTTCTTTATTACTCTTTGTCTTATTTTCTCTCTTCCAGCACGAGAATGAGTTCGCTTTCTTTCCCTTTGTGCCATACCTGAAGTGTCACTTGTTCCCCTACATTATATTGACTGAGTACATTTGTCAGTGTGTGCTTCTCGTCAATTTTCGTTCCATTGATCTCCAGAATAATATCATTCTCTATCAATCCTGCTTTATCTGCAGGTGAGCCAGGAACAACCGCAAAGTCCATCATCGTTTGTCCACGAAGAATCAGCGCTCCATAATTATATGGCAAATCATTTTCTTTCTGAAGAGCATCATTCAAAATGACATATCGCACGCCAATATACGGCACAGAATATTTCCCTGTCGTACTCACTTGTTCGATAATACGTTTGACAGAATTGATCGGTAGCGCAAACCCGACGTTTTCGGCTCCCATAGCTACTGCGACATTGATACCGATCACTCGTCCATCGATATCAAAGAGTGGTCCTCCTGAATTACCTGGATTGATAGCAGCATCTGTCTGAATGATATCTGTGAGACGTTCTTCACTTCTTCCTCGTTCAGATCCTGCGGAAACATTTCTCTGCAAACCAGAGATGATGCCACTCGTTACCGAACCTGAGAATTCACCTAAAGCATTACCGATAGCAATCACTGTCTGTCCTACCTGAATCGTACCAGAATCCCCAAGTGTCAAAGCTGGGAAATTATCTCCTTCAATTTTCAGTATAGCAATATCATTATTTGGATCACGAACCAATACCGTTGCGGAATGTTCCGTCTCTCCCATCATCACTGTATAGAGAGCATCTTTGTCGGAGACCACATGCTTATTGGTTACGATAAGTCCATCGCTCGATACGAAAAAACCTGACCCGCTTCCGATTTTTTGCTTCTTCTGCAA
This DNA window, taken from Candidatus Moraniibacteriota bacterium, encodes the following:
- a CDS encoding trypsin-like peptidase domain-containing protein: MEIIQKEEILSPRKIQWYQKGMLLFFALLFGFIGGGMSPIILDLYHKQKTVIIDENTREKLTPSDDVMKEQNSLIPRMVEKNSAGVVSIVVSKDVSKLRDPRNNFFQGFPFFTPFDTPQEEKNSESSELQKKQKIGSGSGFFVSSDGLIVTNKHVVSDKDALYTVMMGETEHSATVLVRDPNNDIAILKIEGDNFPALTLGDSGTIQVGQTVIAIGNALGEFSGSVTSGIISGLQRNVSAGSERGRSEERLTDIIQTDAAINPGNSGGPLFDIDGRVIGINVAVAMGAENVGFALPINSVKRIIEQVSTTGKYSVPYIGVRYVILNDALQKENDLPYNYGALILRGQTMMDFAVVPGSPADKAGLIENDIILEINGTKIDEKHTLTNVLSQYNVGEQVTLQVWHKGKESELILVLEERK